Proteins found in one Serratia plymuthica genomic segment:
- the pncA gene encoding bifunctional nicotinamidase/pyrazinamidase, producing the protein MKTALLLIDLQNDFCPGGALAVTDGDAAVIAANQAIAACVARGEPVVACQDWHPANHRSFAVNSDAEVNTLGELDGLPQVWWPVHCVQESPGAELHPQLHRQAIVEVFRKGQNPDIDSYSAFFDNGHRAQTALDGWLRSQGVTRLAIMGLATDYCVKFSVLDALELGYETAVITDGCRGVDLQPGDSQKAFLAMEQAGARLVTLSQFIAH; encoded by the coding sequence ATGAAAACAGCCCTGTTGTTAATCGATTTGCAAAATGATTTTTGCCCCGGCGGCGCATTGGCGGTGACGGACGGCGATGCCGCCGTTATCGCCGCCAATCAGGCGATAGCCGCCTGCGTGGCACGCGGCGAACCGGTGGTCGCTTGCCAGGACTGGCACCCTGCCAATCACCGCAGTTTTGCGGTGAATTCAGACGCCGAAGTAAACACATTGGGTGAACTGGATGGATTGCCGCAGGTGTGGTGGCCGGTGCACTGTGTGCAGGAAAGCCCAGGGGCGGAACTTCATCCACAGTTGCACCGACAGGCCATTGTCGAGGTGTTCCGTAAAGGCCAAAACCCGGATATCGACAGCTACAGCGCATTCTTTGACAACGGCCACCGTGCGCAAACCGCGCTGGACGGCTGGTTGAGGTCTCAGGGCGTCACCCGGTTGGCCATCATGGGGCTGGCGACCGATTACTGCGTGAAATTCAGCGTTCTGGATGCGCTGGAGCTTGGGTATGAGACCGCAGTCATTACCGACGGCTGCCGTGGCGTCGATTTGCAACCAGGCGATAGCCAGAAAGCGTTCCTGGCGATGGAACAGGCCGGTGCACGGCTAGTTACCCTGTCACAATTCATCGCACATTAA
- the sppA gene encoding signal peptide peptidase SppA: MRTLWQIIAGVFRWTWRLLNFIRELILNLFLVLLILVGVGIYLSFQSSTAPAVPTSGALLVDLSGVVVDQPSMNNKVRQWGRELLGASSNRLQENSLFDVVDSIRKAKDDKNITGMVLQLNDFAGADQPSLQYIGKALREFRDSGKPIFAIGDSYNQTQYYLASYANKIYLSPQGAVDLHGFATNNLYYKSLLEKLKVTTNIFRVGTYKSAVEPLIRDDMSPAAREADSRWIGGLWQNYLDTVAANRQITPQQLFPGAAGVLTGLQTAGGDTARFALDSKLVDELASRTVIENQLIKTFGWDKQANDYNATSIYDYQPKPTPDQGGKIAVVFANGAIMDGPQTPGTVGGDTTAAQLRQARLDPAIKAVVFRVNSPGGSVSASEVIRSELAAVRAAGKPVVVSMGGMAASGGYWVSTPADYIIASPSTLTGSIGIFGVINTYEQTLDSVGVHTDGVATSPLADLAVTKALPPEFSQMMQLNIENGYKNFIDLVAKSRKMTPQQVDQIAQGHVWLGSDAKANGLVDQLGDFDDAVKKAVELAKLKQWQLNWFVDTPSLTDMVLSQFGVSIHAMLPAAIQSMLPAPLASVAMAVKEQPGLFNNLNDPQNRYAICLTCGEVR; this comes from the coding sequence ATGCGCACATTGTGGCAAATCATTGCCGGCGTTTTCAGGTGGACATGGCGTCTGCTGAACTTTATCAGGGAACTGATCCTTAATCTGTTCTTGGTGTTGCTGATCCTGGTTGGGGTCGGTATTTATCTTTCATTCCAAAGTTCCACGGCCCCCGCCGTCCCGACGAGCGGCGCACTGCTGGTTGATCTGAGCGGCGTGGTCGTTGACCAACCCTCAATGAACAACAAAGTCCGCCAGTGGGGCCGCGAGCTGTTGGGTGCTTCCAGCAACCGTCTGCAGGAAAACTCGCTGTTCGACGTGGTTGACAGCATCCGCAAGGCCAAAGACGACAAAAACATTACCGGCATGGTATTGCAATTGAACGACTTTGCCGGCGCCGATCAACCTTCGCTGCAGTACATCGGCAAAGCGCTGCGCGAATTCCGCGACAGCGGCAAGCCGATCTTCGCCATCGGCGACAGCTATAACCAGACGCAATATTATCTGGCCAGCTACGCCAACAAGATTTATCTGTCGCCACAGGGCGCGGTCGACCTGCACGGTTTCGCCACCAACAACCTTTACTACAAATCGCTGTTGGAAAAACTCAAGGTGACCACCAACATTTTCCGCGTCGGCACCTACAAATCGGCCGTGGAACCCCTGATCCGTGACGATATGTCACCGGCGGCGCGTGAGGCTGACAGCCGTTGGATCGGCGGGCTGTGGCAGAATTATCTGGATACCGTGGCGGCCAACCGTCAGATTACGCCGCAGCAGCTGTTCCCGGGCGCGGCAGGCGTGCTGACCGGCTTGCAGACCGCCGGCGGGGATACCGCCAGGTTTGCGCTGGACAGCAAATTGGTGGATGAGCTGGCGTCACGCACCGTCATCGAGAACCAACTGATAAAAACCTTCGGTTGGGACAAGCAGGCGAATGATTACAACGCCACCAGCATTTACGATTATCAGCCAAAACCGACGCCGGATCAGGGCGGCAAAATCGCCGTGGTATTTGCCAATGGCGCCATCATGGACGGCCCGCAAACGCCGGGTACCGTTGGGGGTGATACCACCGCCGCGCAACTGCGCCAGGCGCGTCTTGACCCGGCAATCAAAGCGGTGGTGTTCCGCGTGAACAGCCCAGGGGGGAGCGTCAGCGCTTCTGAAGTGATCCGTTCCGAACTGGCTGCGGTCCGTGCCGCAGGCAAACCCGTAGTGGTGTCGATGGGCGGCATGGCGGCTTCTGGCGGCTATTGGGTTTCTACGCCGGCGGACTACATTATCGCCAGCCCGAGCACCCTCACCGGCTCCATCGGTATCTTCGGGGTAATCAATACCTACGAGCAAACGCTGGACAGCGTCGGCGTGCATACCGACGGTGTCGCAACTTCGCCGCTGGCGGATCTTGCCGTGACCAAGGCGCTGCCGCCGGAGTTCTCACAGATGATGCAGTTGAATATCGAGAACGGGTATAAAAACTTTATCGATCTGGTTGCCAAGTCGCGCAAAATGACGCCGCAACAGGTCGATCAGATAGCTCAAGGCCACGTGTGGCTCGGCAGTGACGCCAAAGCCAATGGCCTGGTCGATCAGTTGGGCGATTTCGACGATGCGGTGAAGAAAGCCGTCGAGTTGGCGAAACTGAAACAGTGGCAGCTTAACTGGTTTGTCGATACCCCAAGCCTGACCGACATGGTGCTCAGTCAGTTTGGCGTATCTATCCATGCCATGTTGCCGGCGGCCATTCAATCGATGCTGCCGGCGCCGCTGGCCTCGGTCGCCATGGCGGTGAAGGAGCAACCGGGCTTGTTCAATAATCTGAACGATCCGCAAAACCGCTATGCCATCTGTTTGACCTGCGGAGAAGTCCGCTAA
- a CDS encoding MipA/OmpV family protein: MEKEPVKIFQLKTLAIIASAMVCAQSAQAGTWSLGAAALVSPDAYRGYQDRVYPVPVINYEGDDFYFRTLTAGYYLWKDQENQLSVMGYYSPFGYRPGDSDDDRMKRLDKRRGTLMAGLAYTHNAEWGSIRTTFTGDMLNNSNGLMGDVAYLYKFDLDALTLVPGVGVMWSSKNQNKYYYGVSDHESRRSGLDSYTPGDSWAPYVELSANYQINKDWNAFFTGRYIQLSDEVKDSPMVDKSYTGLLMTGVSYSF, translated from the coding sequence ATGGAAAAAGAACCAGTGAAGATATTTCAACTCAAAACGCTAGCAATTATCGCTTCCGCAATGGTTTGCGCACAAAGTGCTCAGGCAGGAACCTGGTCGCTCGGCGCCGCAGCGCTGGTTAGCCCTGACGCGTACCGTGGTTATCAGGACCGCGTCTACCCGGTACCCGTTATTAACTATGAAGGCGACGACTTCTACTTCCGCACGCTGACTGCCGGGTATTACCTGTGGAAAGATCAGGAAAATCAGCTGAGCGTCATGGGGTATTACTCGCCGTTTGGTTACCGTCCTGGCGACAGTGACGACGATCGCATGAAACGCCTGGATAAACGTCGCGGTACGTTGATGGCTGGCCTGGCTTATACCCATAATGCCGAATGGGGCTCGATCCGCACCACATTTACCGGTGATATGCTGAACAACAGCAACGGTCTGATGGGGGATGTCGCCTATCTCTACAAATTCGATTTAGACGCTTTGACTCTGGTTCCTGGCGTGGGCGTGATGTGGAGCAGCAAAAACCAGAACAAATACTACTATGGTGTCAGCGATCACGAATCTCGCCGCAGCGGTCTGGACAGCTACACGCCAGGCGACAGTTGGGCACCTTACGTTGAGCTGAGCGCCAACTATCAGATCAACAAGGACTGGAATGCTTTCTTCACCGGGCGTTACATCCAACTGTCTGATGAAGTCAAAGACAGCCCAATGGTTGATAAATCTTACACCGGGTTGTTGATGACGGGTGTGAGCTACAGCTTCTAA
- a CDS encoding glycoside hydrolase family 18 protein, producing the protein MALPRKLLPLLVAVQLGMAGVGMAHAASYLSVGYFNGGGDVTAGPGGDINKLDVTQITHLNYSFGLIYNNEKEETNPALKDPARLHQIYLSPKVEADLKLLPVLRKQNPELKVLLSVGGWGARGFSGAAATLESRAIFIRSVQQVIKRYQLDGIDLDWEYPVNGAWGLVESQPADRANFTLLLGELHKALDKGKLLTIAVGANAKSPQEWVDVKGIAPYLDYINLMTYDMAYGTQYFNSNLYDSKQWPTVAAADRYSANFVVDNYLAAGLKPAQLNLGIGFYGRVPKRATEPGIDWDKPDAAKNPVTHPYFSARETAVFKSLGLDLTKDSYFKYNDIVSKLLNDPQRRFSAHWDSDAKVPYLTLQSAEGKPLFAISYENPRSVAIKADYIKSKGLGGAMFWEYGADDNNRLARQLAESLGINGGKR; encoded by the coding sequence ATGGCATTACCCCGTAAACTGCTGCCTTTGCTGGTAGCGGTGCAGTTAGGTATGGCCGGCGTCGGCATGGCTCACGCGGCTTCTTACCTGTCAGTCGGCTATTTTAACGGTGGCGGCGATGTCACTGCCGGCCCCGGCGGCGATATCAACAAGCTGGACGTCACCCAAATCACCCACCTCAACTACTCTTTCGGCCTGATTTACAACAACGAGAAAGAGGAAACCAACCCGGCGTTGAAAGACCCGGCGCGTCTGCATCAGATCTATTTATCGCCGAAGGTTGAGGCCGATCTAAAACTGTTGCCGGTGTTGCGCAAACAAAACCCGGAGTTGAAGGTGCTGCTTTCCGTCGGCGGTTGGGGAGCACGCGGTTTTTCCGGCGCCGCCGCCACACTGGAAAGCCGGGCAATCTTTATCCGCTCGGTACAACAGGTGATTAAACGCTATCAACTCGACGGCATCGATCTCGACTGGGAATACCCGGTCAACGGCGCCTGGGGCCTGGTCGAAAGCCAACCGGCGGATCGAGCCAACTTCACCCTGCTGCTGGGAGAACTGCATAAGGCGCTGGATAAAGGGAAATTGCTGACCATCGCCGTCGGCGCCAACGCCAAAAGCCCGCAGGAATGGGTCGATGTGAAAGGCATTGCGCCCTATCTCGATTACATCAACCTGATGACCTACGACATGGCGTATGGTACCCAGTATTTCAATTCCAACCTGTATGACTCCAAACAGTGGCCAACCGTCGCCGCCGCCGATCGTTATAGCGCCAATTTTGTGGTGGATAACTATCTGGCTGCCGGACTGAAGCCCGCACAGTTGAACCTGGGTATCGGTTTTTACGGCCGGGTACCTAAACGGGCTACGGAGCCGGGCATCGATTGGGATAAACCGGATGCGGCTAAAAATCCGGTTACCCACCCCTATTTTTCCGCGCGGGAAACCGCCGTGTTCAAATCGTTGGGGTTGGATCTGACCAAGGACAGCTATTTCAAGTACAACGACATCGTCAGCAAATTGCTGAACGACCCACAACGGCGCTTCAGCGCCCATTGGGACAGCGACGCCAAAGTCCCCTATCTGACCCTGCAATCCGCCGAGGGCAAACCCTTGTTTGCGATTTCGTATGAGAATCCGCGTTCGGTCGCGATCAAAGCTGACTACATCAAAAGCAAAGGGCTGGGCGGTGCCATGTTCTGGGAGTATGGCGCAGACGACAACAATCGGCTGGCACGCCAGTTGGCAGAGTCACTGGGGATAAACGGCGGGAAACGCTAA
- a CDS encoding D-hexose-6-phosphate mutarotase, translating into MNEKIFTLPVTEQISPYISQRQLEELPVVVVSHPKVRAAVALQGAHLLAWQPTGDKPVIWLSNNTPFKKGSAIRGGVPICWPWFGPVAQPSHGFARNQSWNLTAHDEDDSGVILTFTLKDNEQTRKLWPHAFTLIARFKLGEECEIELESHGDYQATAALHTYFQVGDIEQVKVAGLGEPYLDKVAGGAEARQTGDVAFIGQTDRVYTKPDAFSLIKDPALQRTIEVHHHHMSDVIAWNPGVELSCSMADMANDGYKTMVCVETGRVSKPLVAAGEQPARLAVTFRCRKNA; encoded by the coding sequence ATGAACGAAAAAATTTTCACCCTGCCCGTTACCGAACAAATTTCACCTTACATCAGTCAACGTCAGCTCGAAGAACTGCCGGTGGTGGTCGTATCCCACCCGAAAGTTCGCGCTGCTGTCGCGCTACAGGGCGCGCATCTGCTGGCCTGGCAACCTACCGGCGACAAACCGGTTATCTGGCTGAGCAATAACACGCCATTCAAAAAAGGGAGCGCCATTCGCGGCGGCGTGCCTATTTGCTGGCCCTGGTTTGGCCCGGTAGCACAACCCTCGCACGGTTTCGCCCGCAATCAATCCTGGAATCTGACCGCGCATGATGAAGACGACAGCGGTGTCATTCTGACCTTTACGCTGAAAGACAATGAGCAAACCCGCAAGCTGTGGCCACATGCCTTTACGCTGATTGCCCGTTTCAAGCTGGGTGAAGAATGCGAGATCGAGCTGGAGTCCCACGGCGACTACCAGGCTACCGCTGCGCTGCATACTTACTTCCAGGTCGGTGATATTGAACAAGTTAAAGTTGCAGGCCTTGGCGAACCTTATCTCGACAAAGTGGCCGGTGGAGCGGAAGCTCGCCAGACTGGGGATGTGGCGTTTATTGGCCAAACCGATCGGGTCTACACCAAGCCGGACGCGTTCAGCCTGATCAAGGATCCTGCACTACAACGCACCATTGAGGTTCATCACCATCATATGAGCGATGTCATTGCCTGGAACCCGGGCGTGGAACTGTCCTGCAGTATGGCAGATATGGCGAATGACGGTTATAAAACCATGGTTTGCGTGGAAACCGGCCGCGTCAGTAAACCACTGGTGGCCGCAGGCGAACAACCTGCACGGCTGGCGGTAACCTTCCGCTGCCGTAAAAACGCCTGA
- the msrB gene encoding peptide-methionine (R)-S-oxide reductase MsrB — protein sequence MAKDTTPDHPATELNEIQRYVTQQRGTEAPYSGKLLHNKREGVYHCLCCNHPLFYSDSKYDSGCGWPSFYEPVSDDAIRYIDDNSHNMHRVEIRCGHCDAHLGHVFPDGPQPTGERFCVNSASLSFTDGESGEKTAG from the coding sequence ATGGCTAAAGACACAACCCCTGACCATCCGGCCACGGAACTGAATGAAATCCAACGTTATGTGACCCAACAACGGGGCACTGAAGCGCCGTATTCCGGTAAATTGCTGCACAACAAGCGCGAGGGTGTATACCATTGCCTGTGCTGCAATCATCCGCTGTTCTATTCCGACAGCAAGTATGACTCCGGCTGTGGCTGGCCAAGCTTTTATGAGCCGGTATCCGACGATGCGATTCGTTATATTGATGATAATTCGCACAATATGCATCGGGTCGAGATTCGCTGCGGTCACTGTGACGCTCATCTGGGCCACGTATTCCCCGATGGCCCGCAGCCTACCGGTGAGCGCTTCTGCGTTAACTCGGCTTCGCTGAGTTTTACCGACGGTGAGAGCGGCGAAAAAACCGCCGGCTGA
- the gapA gene encoding glyceraldehyde-3-phosphate dehydrogenase, producing the protein MTIKVGINGFGRIGRIVFRAAQERSDIEIVAINDLLDAEYMAYMLKFDSTHGRFKGTVEVKDGHLVVNGKTIRVTAEKDPANLKWNEVGVDVVAEATGIFLTDETARKHITAGAKKVVLTGPSKDATPMFVRGANFEKYAGQDIVSNASCTTNCLAPLAKVINDNFGIVEGLMTTVHATTATQKTVDGPSHKDWRGGRGASQNIIPSSTGAAKAVGIVLPELKGKLTGMAFRVPTPNVSVVDLTVRLEKAATYEEIKKAIKEASEGSMKGVLGYVEDEVVSTDFNGEILTSVFDAKAGIALNDNFVKLVSWYDNETGYSHKVLDLIAHISK; encoded by the coding sequence ATGACTATCAAAGTAGGTATCAACGGTTTTGGCCGTATCGGTCGCATTGTTTTCCGTGCTGCTCAAGAACGTTCCGACATCGAAATCGTTGCAATCAACGACCTGTTGGACGCAGAGTACATGGCTTACATGCTGAAATTTGACTCTACTCACGGCCGTTTCAAAGGCACTGTGGAAGTCAAAGACGGCCATCTGGTTGTTAACGGCAAAACCATCCGTGTTACCGCAGAGAAAGACCCGGCTAACCTGAAGTGGAACGAAGTGGGTGTTGACGTGGTTGCAGAAGCGACCGGTATCTTCCTGACCGACGAAACCGCACGTAAACACATCACTGCAGGCGCCAAGAAAGTTGTTCTGACCGGCCCTTCAAAAGACGCTACCCCAATGTTCGTACGTGGCGCAAACTTTGAAAAATACGCTGGCCAGGATATCGTTTCCAACGCATCTTGCACCACTAACTGCCTGGCTCCGCTGGCTAAAGTTATCAACGACAACTTCGGCATCGTCGAAGGTCTGATGACTACCGTTCACGCGACCACCGCTACTCAAAAAACCGTTGATGGCCCGTCTCACAAAGACTGGCGCGGCGGCCGCGGCGCATCCCAGAACATCATCCCTTCTTCTACCGGCGCAGCCAAAGCAGTTGGCATCGTTCTGCCAGAGCTGAAAGGCAAACTGACCGGTATGGCGTTCCGCGTTCCGACTCCAAACGTGTCTGTAGTTGACCTGACCGTTCGTCTGGAAAAAGCAGCGACCTACGAAGAAATCAAGAAAGCCATCAAAGAAGCTTCTGAAGGTTCAATGAAAGGCGTTCTGGGTTATGTTGAAGACGAAGTGGTTTCTACCGACTTCAACGGCGAAATTCTGACTTCCGTGTTCGATGCCAAAGCCGGTATCGCACTGAACGACAACTTCGTGAAACTGGTTTCCTGGTACGACAACGAAACGGGTTACTCCCACAAAGTTCTGGATCTGATCGCTCACATCTCCAAATAA
- the ansA gene encoding asparaginase has protein sequence MQKKSIYVAYTGGTIGMQRSEQGYIPVSGHLQRQLALMPEFHRPEMPDFTIHEYAPLIDSSDMTPEDWQHIADDIKRNYDRYDGFVILHGTDTMAFTASALSFMLENLDKPVIVTGSQIPLAELRSDGQTNLLNSLYLAANHPVNEVSLFFNNKLFRGNRTTKAHADGFDAFASPNLPPLLEAGIHIRRQNGIDSPVCNGELQVHNITPQPIGVVTIYPGISGAVVRNFLLQPVKALILRSYGVGNAPQKAELVDELRDASERGIVVVNLTQCISGRVNMEGYATGNALAHAGVISGFDMTVEAALTKLHYLLSQPLTPEQIRSQMQQNLRGELSITG, from the coding sequence ATGCAAAAAAAATCCATTTACGTCGCCTACACCGGCGGGACCATCGGCATGCAACGCTCGGAACAGGGCTACATTCCGGTTTCCGGCCATCTGCAACGTCAACTGGCACTGATGCCTGAGTTCCACCGGCCGGAAATGCCGGACTTCACCATTCATGAATACGCGCCGCTGATCGACTCGTCAGACATGACACCGGAAGATTGGCAGCACATCGCCGACGACATCAAACGCAATTACGATCGCTATGACGGCTTCGTCATTCTGCACGGCACCGACACCATGGCCTTCACCGCTTCAGCGTTGTCGTTCATGTTGGAAAATCTGGACAAACCGGTGATCGTGACCGGCTCGCAAATCCCCCTGGCGGAACTGCGCTCAGACGGGCAAACCAACCTGCTGAATTCGCTCTACCTGGCCGCCAATCATCCGGTAAATGAAGTCAGCCTGTTCTTCAACAACAAGCTGTTTCGGGGCAATCGCACCACCAAAGCGCATGCCGACGGTTTTGACGCCTTTGCTTCGCCCAATCTGCCGCCGCTGCTGGAAGCCGGGATTCACATCCGCCGCCAGAACGGTATCGACAGCCCCGTTTGCAACGGTGAATTGCAGGTCCACAACATTACGCCGCAACCGATCGGCGTGGTGACGATTTATCCGGGGATTTCCGGCGCTGTGGTACGCAACTTCCTCCTGCAACCGGTGAAAGCGCTGATTTTGCGCTCTTATGGCGTGGGCAATGCGCCGCAAAAAGCGGAGCTTGTCGATGAATTACGTGATGCCTCTGAACGTGGCATCGTGGTGGTGAACCTGACGCAGTGCATCTCCGGCCGGGTGAACATGGAAGGTTATGCTACCGGTAATGCCTTGGCCCATGCAGGGGTCATCAGCGGCTTTGACATGACCGTCGAAGCGGCGTTGACTAAACTGCATTATTTGCTGAGCCAACCGCTGACGCCGGAGCAAATCCGCAGTCAGATGCAGCAAAATCTGCGCGGCGAGCTGAGCATTACCGGCTAA
- a CDS encoding YeaC family protein, with the protein MDVKDLIAAMTPEIYQRLVQAVELGKWPDGVALTPEQKENSLQAVMLWQSLNNADPQHMTIGTDGQIVMKSKQELKQQFVAEPLVKLKPQ; encoded by the coding sequence ATGGACGTGAAAGACCTGATTGCCGCAATGACCCCGGAAATCTATCAGCGCCTGGTGCAGGCCGTAGAATTGGGCAAATGGCCGGACGGCGTTGCGCTGACGCCGGAACAGAAAGAAAACAGTTTGCAGGCGGTGATGCTGTGGCAATCGTTGAACAATGCCGACCCGCAACATATGACTATTGGCACTGACGGTCAGATTGTGATGAAGAGCAAGCAGGAACTGAAACAGCAGTTCGTTGCCGAACCGCTGGTTAAGCTGAAGCCGCAATAA